In Streptomyces violaceusniger Tu 4113, one DNA window encodes the following:
- a CDS encoding GMC family oxidoreductase has translation MIVIGSGFGGSVSALRLTEKGYRVGVLEAGRRFTPETLPRSSWDLRNYLWAPALGCFGIQRIHVLGKVMVLAGAGVGGGSLNYANTLYVPPEPFFRDRQWGHITDWQEELRPYYDQARRMLGARLNHTLTPSDVHLKAAAEKMGVGDTFHMAPVGVFFGDGHDADGATRAEPGQAVPDPYFGGSGPTRKACTECGECMTGCRHGAKNTLNENYLHLAERAGADVHPMTTVVALCDDPHGGYTVTTVPTDNRRKGMPKALRSRYVVLAAGTYGTQTLLHTMRDKGLLPRLSERLGILTRTNSEALVGAQTTDRRYRRARGGAERADFTRGVAITSSVHPDENTHIEPVRYGKGSNAMGMLSILQIPHGGRLPRWLRFLGANLRHPSLAVRSLSNRRWSERTIIGLVMQTHDNSLTTYRKPKGPGKGLLTARQGHGEPNPDHIPEGAEAARHIADSINGFAGSNVGELMGTPLTAHFLGGCPIGASPEEGVIDPYHRLYGHPGIHVVDGAAVSANLGVNPSLTITAQAERAMSLWPNKGEPDPRPSPEAPYERLQPVPPGTPAVPADAFGALRLPLLPVPKVPPSSPPA, from the coding sequence GTGATCGTGATCGGCTCGGGGTTCGGCGGGTCGGTATCGGCCCTGCGCCTGACCGAGAAGGGCTATCGGGTCGGCGTCCTGGAGGCGGGCCGCCGCTTCACCCCCGAAACCCTGCCCAGAAGCTCCTGGGACCTCCGCAACTACCTCTGGGCCCCGGCCCTCGGCTGCTTCGGCATCCAGCGCATCCATGTCCTCGGCAAGGTCATGGTGCTGGCGGGCGCCGGGGTCGGGGGCGGCTCGCTCAACTACGCCAACACGCTCTACGTACCGCCCGAGCCGTTCTTCCGGGACCGCCAGTGGGGGCACATCACCGACTGGCAGGAGGAATTGCGCCCTTACTACGACCAGGCGCGGCGGATGCTCGGGGCGCGCCTCAACCACACCCTCACCCCCTCCGACGTCCACCTCAAGGCGGCCGCCGAGAAGATGGGCGTGGGGGACACCTTCCATATGGCGCCCGTGGGGGTCTTCTTCGGGGACGGCCACGACGCCGACGGCGCCACGAGGGCCGAGCCGGGGCAGGCCGTGCCCGACCCGTACTTCGGCGGCTCCGGACCCACCCGTAAGGCGTGCACGGAGTGCGGTGAGTGCATGACCGGCTGCCGCCACGGCGCCAAGAACACCCTCAACGAGAACTATCTCCACCTCGCCGAACGGGCCGGTGCCGACGTCCACCCGATGACGACCGTCGTCGCCCTGTGCGACGATCCGCACGGCGGCTATACGGTCACCACCGTCCCGACCGACAACCGCCGTAAGGGCATGCCGAAGGCGCTGCGCTCCCGGTACGTCGTCCTCGCCGCCGGTACGTACGGCACCCAGACGCTGCTGCACACGATGCGGGACAAGGGGCTGCTGCCGCGCCTCTCGGAGCGGCTCGGCATCCTCACCCGCACCAACTCCGAGGCCCTGGTGGGCGCGCAGACCACCGACCGCCGCTACCGCCGGGCCCGGGGCGGGGCGGAGCGGGCGGACTTCACCCGGGGTGTCGCGATCACCTCGTCCGTCCACCCCGACGAGAACACCCATATCGAGCCGGTCCGCTACGGCAAGGGCTCCAACGCGATGGGGATGCTCTCCATCCTGCAGATCCCGCACGGTGGCCGACTGCCGCGCTGGCTGCGCTTCCTGGGCGCCAACCTCCGGCATCCCAGCCTGGCCGTGCGCTCACTGTCCAACCGCCGCTGGTCCGAGCGGACCATCATCGGCCTGGTCATGCAGACGCACGACAACTCGCTGACCACCTACCGCAAACCGAAGGGGCCCGGGAAGGGGCTGCTCACCGCCCGCCAGGGCCACGGCGAGCCCAACCCCGACCACATCCCCGAAGGCGCCGAGGCCGCCCGCCATATCGCCGACTCGATCAACGGCTTCGCGGGCAGCAACGTCGGCGAGCTCATGGGCACTCCGCTGACCGCCCACTTCCTCGGCGGCTGCCCGATCGGGGCGTCCCCGGAGGAGGGCGTCATCGACCCGTACCACCGGCTCTACGGCCATCCGGGCATCCATGTGGTCGACGGCGCCGCCGTCTCGGCCAACCTGGGCGTCAATCCGTCCCTGACCATCACGGCCCAGGCCGAGCGGGCGATGTCCCTGTGGCCCAACAAGGGCGAGCCCGACCCCCGCCCGTCTCCGGAGGCGCCGTACGAACGCCTCCAGCCCGTCCCGCCGGGCACCCCCGCCGTACCGGCGGACGCCTTCGGCGCCCTGAGGCTTCCCCTGCTGCCGGTGCCGAAGGTCCCGCCGAGCAGCCCCCCGGCCTGA
- a CDS encoding succinic semialdehyde dehydrogenase: MTDSHITQGGTGNPVAPEGTRTAADVVTPELITRLTRGVAGSGTTVSHTPFTGDVLASALPESTPEDVATAYENARAAQRAWAATPVRRRAAVLLRFHDLLLRRQPEILDLIQLETGKTRLHAQEEVQGVTIVARHYGRKAPAYLRPKGHLGAVPTLTKVTELRHPRGVVGLIAPWNYPLQLSVGDAIPAFVAGNAVVMKPDTETALSALWARELMVEAGLPAGVWQIVIGDGPVVGPAVVEHADYVAFTGSTRTGREVAQAAAARLVGCSLELGGKNAMLVLRDADLARAVDGAVRGSFASAGQLCISMERLYVHESIADAFLERFVARTKAMRLGTALAYGAEMGSLVSERQLETVTRHVDEAVSKGATVLAGGRARPDIGPYFYEPTILDGVESPMAVCAEETFGPVVSVYRFRDEGEAIERANATAYGLNASVWTKDARRGRAVATRLRAGTVNLNESYAAAFGSVASPMGGMGDSGLGRRHGSEGILRFTEPQTVARQRLMPLGPAFGMTDEKYADFMTRSLRALKALRLR; the protein is encoded by the coding sequence ATGACGGACTCGCACATAACGCAGGGCGGCACCGGAAACCCGGTCGCCCCCGAAGGCACCCGCACCGCCGCCGACGTCGTCACTCCCGAGCTGATCACCCGGCTCACCCGGGGCGTCGCCGGCAGCGGCACCACCGTCAGCCACACCCCGTTTACGGGGGACGTCCTCGCCTCCGCCCTGCCCGAGTCCACCCCCGAGGACGTCGCCACCGCGTATGAGAACGCCCGTGCCGCCCAGCGGGCCTGGGCCGCGACCCCGGTCCGCCGGCGCGCCGCCGTCCTCCTGCGCTTCCACGATCTGCTGCTGCGCCGCCAGCCGGAGATCCTGGACCTGATCCAACTGGAGACCGGCAAGACCCGGCTGCACGCCCAGGAGGAGGTCCAGGGCGTCACCATCGTGGCCCGCCATTACGGCCGTAAGGCGCCCGCCTATCTGCGCCCCAAGGGCCATCTGGGCGCGGTGCCCACCCTCACCAAGGTCACCGAACTGCGCCACCCGCGCGGCGTCGTCGGCCTCATAGCCCCCTGGAACTACCCCCTCCAGCTCTCCGTGGGCGATGCGATACCCGCCTTCGTGGCGGGCAACGCCGTGGTGATGAAGCCCGACACCGAGACCGCGCTGTCCGCCCTGTGGGCGCGCGAGCTGATGGTGGAGGCCGGACTGCCGGCCGGGGTGTGGCAGATCGTGATCGGGGACGGCCCGGTGGTCGGCCCCGCCGTGGTCGAGCACGCCGACTACGTCGCGTTCACCGGCTCCACCCGCACCGGCCGCGAGGTGGCCCAGGCCGCCGCCGCCCGCCTGGTGGGCTGCTCCCTCGAACTCGGCGGTAAGAACGCCATGCTGGTGCTGCGCGACGCCGACCTCGCCCGCGCGGTCGACGGCGCGGTGCGCGGCAGCTTCGCCTCCGCCGGGCAGCTCTGCATCTCCATGGAGCGGCTGTACGTCCACGAGTCGATCGCGGACGCCTTCCTGGAGCGCTTCGTGGCCCGTACGAAGGCCATGCGGCTCGGCACCGCCCTCGCGTACGGGGCGGAGATGGGCTCGCTCGTCTCGGAGCGCCAACTGGAGACCGTCACCCGCCATGTGGACGAGGCCGTCTCCAAGGGCGCCACGGTGCTCGCCGGTGGCCGCGCCCGCCCCGACATCGGCCCGTACTTCTACGAGCCGACCATCCTGGACGGCGTGGAGTCCCCGATGGCCGTCTGCGCCGAGGAGACCTTCGGCCCGGTCGTCTCCGTCTACCGCTTCCGCGACGAGGGCGAGGCGATCGAGCGCGCCAACGCCACCGCCTACGGCCTGAACGCCAGCGTCTGGACCAAGGACGCCCGGCGCGGACGCGCGGTCGCCACCCGGCTGCGCGCGGGCACGGTCAACCTCAACGAGAGCTACGCCGCCGCCTTCGGCAGCGTCGCCTCCCCGATGGGCGGCATGGGCGACTCCGGACTCGGCCGCCGCCACGGCTCCGAGGGCATCCTCCGGTTCACCGAGCCGCAGACCGTCGCCCGGCAGCGGCTGATGCCGCTCGGCCCGGCCTTCGGGATGACGGACGAGAAATACGCGGACTTCATGACCCGCAGCCTGCGCGCGCTCAAGGCACTGCGCCTGCGCTGA
- a CDS encoding serine/threonine-protein kinase, with protein sequence MTNDGGRANEPTSYSLRPPHAPAAPVPAPQPPPEPPAAPAAPEIPEAPEEAQQSGQSAGAAGSSRGAYEPTRFADPRSGSQPPAGEPHAVERPSGQQPSPGAQDSSSGRLIGGRYQLVSRLGHGGMGTVWRAHDQIVDRDVAVKEPRVPDDLPERERQTVYQRMEREARAAARIDHPSVVTVHDVVVEDGRPWIVMELVRGQSLGDRLMEGTLDPREAARIGLAVLGALAAAHEAGVLHRDVKPDNVLLGRSERVVLTDFGIAQIEGEQRLTETGGFVGSPEFIAPERVLGRRPGPESDLWSLGVVLYAAVEGMSPFRRSHAPATLQAVLGSEPQVPARATGPLTTLIMQLLRKDPAMRPAAPEVRQALEAAAREPQSVPTMLATAGFAPGGGQSAGSRFVPPILHKNRKAQLGLGGLALVVAAAVVLVVMKPFSSEGLPAGWTVREERDVVGASLAVPGEYRRVQDDSDSDNPLVAYYDPSGVFTVSLRRSTPDGESDPASLDAAAHQIVAFYKDGGGSTVEDATSETAKTEQQGKEARDVTTSYLPYGTSSNKNPIRYQKRDHLYVNKAKVAWDLTVSIPADGDAHEEGEKLYERIVRNLKIDKL encoded by the coding sequence ATGACGAACGACGGGGGACGGGCGAACGAGCCCACCAGCTACAGCCTGCGGCCGCCGCACGCACCGGCCGCGCCGGTGCCGGCGCCCCAGCCGCCGCCAGAGCCACCCGCGGCACCCGCGGCACCCGAGATACCCGAAGCGCCCGAGGAGGCCCAGCAGTCGGGCCAGTCGGCCGGGGCGGCGGGGTCGTCGCGCGGCGCGTACGAGCCGACGCGGTTCGCCGATCCGCGCAGCGGCTCCCAGCCGCCCGCCGGAGAGCCGCACGCAGTGGAACGGCCCTCCGGACAGCAACCTTCCCCCGGGGCCCAGGACTCGAGCAGCGGGCGGCTCATCGGCGGTCGCTATCAGCTCGTCTCCCGCCTCGGCCACGGCGGTATGGGCACCGTCTGGCGGGCCCATGACCAGATCGTGGACCGCGATGTCGCGGTCAAGGAGCCGCGCGTCCCCGACGATCTCCCCGAGCGCGAGCGGCAGACCGTCTACCAGCGGATGGAGCGCGAGGCGCGCGCCGCGGCCCGGATCGACCACCCCTCCGTCGTCACCGTCCATGACGTGGTGGTCGAGGACGGCCGCCCCTGGATCGTGATGGAGCTGGTGCGTGGCCAGTCGCTGGGCGACCGGCTGATGGAGGGCACGCTGGATCCGCGCGAGGCGGCCCGGATCGGCCTCGCCGTGCTCGGCGCGCTGGCGGCGGCCCATGAGGCGGGCGTGCTGCACCGCGATGTGAAGCCGGACAATGTGCTGCTCGGCCGGAGCGAGCGGGTGGTGCTCACCGACTTCGGCATCGCGCAGATCGAGGGCGAGCAGCGGCTCACCGAGACGGGGGGCTTCGTCGGCTCGCCCGAGTTCATCGCGCCCGAGCGGGTGCTGGGCCGGCGGCCGGGGCCGGAGTCGGACCTGTGGTCGCTCGGCGTCGTGCTGTACGCGGCGGTCGAGGGCATGTCCCCGTTCCGCCGCTCCCACGCCCCCGCGACCCTCCAGGCCGTGCTCGGCTCCGAACCGCAGGTCCCCGCGCGGGCCACCGGGCCGCTCACCACGCTGATCATGCAACTGCTGCGCAAGGACCCGGCGATGCGCCCGGCGGCGCCCGAGGTGCGGCAGGCCCTGGAGGCGGCGGCGCGGGAGCCGCAGTCGGTGCCCACCATGCTCGCGACGGCCGGATTCGCACCGGGCGGCGGGCAGTCCGCCGGCAGCCGCTTCGTCCCGCCGATCCTGCACAAGAACCGTAAGGCGCAGCTCGGATTGGGCGGTCTGGCGCTGGTGGTGGCGGCCGCCGTGGTGCTGGTGGTCATGAAGCCGTTCTCCAGTGAGGGGCTGCCGGCGGGCTGGACGGTCCGGGAGGAGCGCGATGTCGTGGGCGCGTCCCTGGCCGTGCCCGGCGAGTACCGGCGGGTCCAGGACGACAGCGACTCGGACAACCCGCTGGTCGCCTACTACGACCCCAGCGGTGTCTTCACCGTGTCCCTGAGGCGTTCCACACCCGACGGCGAGAGCGACCCCGCGAGCCTCGACGCGGCGGCGCACCAGATCGTCGCGTTCTACAAGGACGGCGGCGGGTCGACGGTCGAGGACGCCACGAGCGAGACGGCCAAGACCGAGCAGCAGGGGAAGGAGGCGCGGGACGTCACCACCTCCTATCTGCCGTATGGCACCAGCAGCAACAAGAACCCCATCCGGTACCAGAAGCGCGATCATCTCTACGTCAACAAGGCCAAGGTCGCGTGGGATCTGACGGTATCCATACCCGCCGACGGCGACGCCCATGAGGAGGGCGAGAAGCTGTACGAGCGGATCGTGCGGAATCTGAAGATCGACAAGCTCTGA
- a CDS encoding serine/threonine-protein kinase, protein MGTGGEGRLIANRYRLATRLGRGGMGTVWRAVDELLGRDVAVKELHVDEGLTAFDSQLRGERTLREARTVAQIKHPNVIVLHDVIEEDECAWIVMELVDGLSLADRLSTHGPVGAREAGRIAAALLDALRAAHARGVLHRDIKPANVLVESGTGRVVLTDFGIAQVTGSTTITETGSFVGSPEYTAPERMSGRRTGPESDLWSLGVLLCTLVRGESPFHRESLAAVLHAVVFDEIPMPEAAGPLKPVIEGLLRRDPEERLSGDEVERMLRMAQEVGDTPEIPLEYTPTQPSVPIGPDGRGSSACVPAPVPVPVPAPAPAAAPASASASVPASAPAARPRSGRGARRRTVLTAAAAVVALAGVAAGVVALLDDGGGDGGTAKGGGTSQSADKGGSRSPSAPEKAPQRPVKDADSTAGPEARIPDGYELVKDPLGFALAVPEGFAREYKAPRVYYNSPGMEFRIGIHVQEQSAEGPLGLSRKADAKGPQDYPGYRSGQVIETEHNSRPAALWAFIWNGSADDGGSRQTYDVSWNENGKMYDLWLSAPVGEKSVGKQHFDTAAATFARPGAAN, encoded by the coding sequence ATGGGTACCGGGGGAGAAGGCCGCCTGATCGCCAACCGCTACCGGTTGGCCACGCGGCTCGGACGCGGCGGAATGGGCACGGTCTGGCGGGCCGTCGACGAGCTTCTGGGCCGTGACGTCGCGGTCAAGGAACTCCATGTGGACGAGGGGCTCACGGCCTTCGACTCGCAGTTGCGCGGCGAGCGCACCCTGCGCGAGGCCCGGACCGTCGCACAGATCAAGCATCCGAACGTGATCGTCCTCCACGATGTGATCGAGGAGGACGAATGCGCCTGGATCGTCATGGAGTTGGTCGACGGGCTCTCGCTCGCCGACCGGCTCAGCACGCACGGCCCCGTCGGGGCGCGTGAGGCGGGGCGGATCGCGGCCGCGCTGCTGGACGCCTTGCGGGCCGCGCACGCACGCGGGGTGCTGCACCGGGACATCAAGCCCGCCAATGTGCTGGTGGAGTCGGGCACCGGGCGGGTCGTGCTGACGGACTTCGGGATCGCGCAGGTCACCGGGTCCACCACGATCACCGAGACCGGCTCGTTCGTGGGCTCGCCCGAATACACCGCGCCGGAGCGGATGTCGGGGCGCCGCACCGGGCCGGAGTCGGACCTGTGGTCGCTCGGGGTGCTGCTCTGCACGCTGGTGCGCGGGGAATCCCCGTTCCATCGCGAGTCCCTGGCCGCGGTGTTGCACGCGGTCGTCTTCGACGAGATCCCCATGCCCGAGGCGGCCGGACCGCTGAAGCCCGTCATCGAGGGGCTGTTGCGGCGGGATCCGGAGGAGCGGCTGAGCGGCGACGAGGTCGAGCGGATGCTGCGGATGGCCCAGGAGGTGGGCGACACCCCGGAGATCCCCCTGGAGTACACCCCGACCCAGCCCAGCGTGCCGATCGGGCCCGACGGCCGGGGCTCATCGGCATGCGTACCCGCTCCCGTGCCCGTTCCCGTCCCTGCCCCCGCCCCGGCAGCCGCGCCCGCCTCTGCCTCCGCCTCCGTCCCGGCGTCCGCCCCGGCCGCCCGGCCCCGTTCCGGTCGTGGCGCGCGCCGCCGTACCGTCCTTACGGCGGCCGCCGCGGTCGTCGCGCTCGCCGGTGTGGCCGCGGGTGTCGTGGCGCTGCTGGACGACGGGGGCGGCGACGGTGGCACGGCGAAGGGCGGGGGTACGAGCCAGAGCGCCGACAAGGGGGGTTCGCGGAGCCCGAGCGCCCCTGAGAAGGCGCCGCAGCGTCCCGTGAAGGACGCCGATTCCACGGCGGGCCCGGAGGCCCGGATCCCCGACGGCTATGAGCTGGTCAAGGACCCGCTCGGCTTCGCGCTCGCCGTGCCCGAGGGGTTCGCCCGCGAGTACAAGGCGCCCCGGGTCTACTACAACTCGCCCGGTATGGAGTTCCGGATCGGGATCCATGTCCAGGAGCAGAGCGCCGAGGGTCCGCTGGGGCTGAGCCGTAAGGCGGACGCCAAGGGCCCGCAGGACTATCCGGGTTACCGCAGTGGCCAGGTCATCGAGACGGAGCACAACAGCCGCCCCGCCGCCCTGTGGGCGTTCATCTGGAACGGCTCGGCCGACGACGGCGGCTCACGGCAGACGTACGACGTGAGCTGGAACGAAAACGGGAAAATGTACGACCTGTGGCTGTCTGCCCCGGTTGGTGAGAAGTCGGTGGGCAAGCAGCATTTCGATACCGCCGCCGCCACGTTCGCGCGCCCCGGCGCGGCGAACTGA
- a CDS encoding M64 family metallopeptidase has translation MRRRIRSRIRSRISLRTAAVAGGIALAAAAAMSAPATASEGAAASRGAADSSAPADAASSQRTLDVEYFTGPGSHPRHTEIPAATPERLNRAARSLSAKETAADGKVASVIDNGTTADKLDVVFIGDGYTAGQQADFQADARSKWDQMSAVEPYASYKDLFNVWTVDAVSNQSGVSGDPSKDVVKDTALGSYFWCDDIERLLCVDTAKVESYAAKAPEADLVVVLGNSTKYGGAGYTLTSQVGYDGIATASSDHADSDQIAVHETGHSLGKLADEYFYPEYGTYTGAEPDEGNATKLTADQMTAQQKKWYRWIGQTSPDGGTVGAYEGGRYYPKGINRPTDNSIMRTLGREFSLPGREAMIAGFNSHASVLSSRTATTTDLKRSAGIKVSVPKSASLKWYVDGVEVSAANGKTSVTPATLGVPGDGATHTVTAKATDGTSAVKDPALRKLLTDSRTWKVTN, from the coding sequence GTGCGCAGACGCATACGGAGCCGCATACGCAGCCGCATCTCCCTGCGCACCGCGGCCGTCGCCGGAGGCATCGCCCTGGCGGCGGCCGCAGCCATGTCCGCGCCGGCCACCGCCTCGGAGGGAGCGGCCGCCTCGCGGGGAGCGGCCGACTCGTCCGCACCGGCTGACGCGGCCTCGTCGCAGCGCACCCTGGACGTGGAGTACTTCACCGGCCCGGGCAGCCACCCCCGCCACACCGAAATCCCGGCGGCCACCCCCGAGCGGCTGAACCGCGCCGCCCGCTCGCTGTCCGCCAAGGAGACCGCCGCCGACGGCAAGGTCGCCTCGGTCATCGACAACGGCACCACGGCCGACAAGCTGGACGTCGTCTTCATCGGCGACGGCTACACCGCGGGCCAGCAGGCCGACTTCCAGGCCGACGCGCGCTCCAAGTGGGACCAGATGTCCGCCGTGGAGCCGTACGCCTCGTACAAGGACCTCTTCAACGTCTGGACCGTGGACGCCGTCTCCAACCAGTCCGGCGTCTCCGGCGACCCGTCCAAGGACGTCGTCAAGGACACCGCCCTCGGCTCGTACTTCTGGTGCGACGACATCGAACGGCTGCTGTGCGTCGACACCGCCAAGGTCGAGTCGTACGCGGCCAAGGCGCCGGAGGCCGACCTCGTGGTCGTCCTGGGCAACTCCACCAAGTACGGCGGCGCGGGCTACACCCTCACCTCGCAGGTCGGCTACGACGGCATCGCCACCGCCTCCTCCGACCACGCCGACTCCGACCAGATCGCGGTCCATGAGACCGGCCACTCGCTCGGCAAGCTGGCCGACGAGTACTTCTACCCGGAGTACGGCACCTACACCGGCGCCGAGCCCGACGAGGGCAACGCCACGAAGCTGACCGCGGACCAGATGACCGCCCAGCAGAAGAAGTGGTACCGCTGGATCGGCCAGACCTCCCCCGACGGTGGCACGGTCGGCGCCTACGAGGGCGGCCGCTACTACCCCAAGGGCATCAACCGGCCCACCGACAACTCGATCATGCGCACCCTGGGGCGGGAGTTCAGCCTCCCCGGCCGCGAGGCGATGATCGCGGGCTTCAACAGCCACGCCAGCGTGCTCAGCAGCCGTACGGCCACCACCACGGACCTCAAGCGGTCGGCGGGCATCAAGGTGAGCGTCCCCAAGAGCGCGTCGCTGAAGTGGTACGTGGACGGGGTTGAGGTCAGCGCCGCGAACGGTAAGACGAGCGTCACCCCGGCCACGCTGGGCGTCCCGGGCGACGGAGCGACCCACACCGTCACCGCGAAGGCGACGGACGGCACGAGTGCGGTGAAGGACCCGGCACTGCGCAAGCTGCTGACCGACTCCCGCACCTGGAAGGTCACGAACTGA
- a CDS encoding alpha/beta fold hydrolase: MQQASTAVPAGPGAVTTVRQPELLLADYHFDVPLDHKAPEGELIRLYAREVVAAEKTGAERDRLPWLVYLQGGPGCGADRPVGRYGWLDRALDEYRVLLLDQRGTGRSTPANRQTLPLRGGPAEQAEYLSHFRADAIVRDCELIRRRLIGDRPWTVLGQSFGGFCALTYLSHAPEGLDAVLIAGGLPAIDPDTDVDAVYRAAYPRMERKILAHYARYPRDAAIVRDLVRHLTDHEEVLTDGTRLTVPALQQLGFLLGTGDGSHRLHYLLEDAFVPTADGPRLGDAFREQVAAVLSRAATPLYSLLLESTYAQDGRATNWSAERVRAEFPAFDAGKAVTEDRPVLLTGETVHPWMLDTHAALRPLRRTAELLAERTGWGPLYDTERLARNTVPVAAVIYHDDLYVDTAHSLATARAIRGVRTWVTDEFEHDGIRAGGRRVLDRLLRLARDERG, from the coding sequence ATGCAGCAGGCAAGCACAGCGGTACCGGCCGGGCCGGGCGCCGTGACGACCGTCCGTCAGCCGGAACTGCTCCTCGCCGACTATCACTTCGACGTACCGCTCGACCATAAGGCTCCCGAGGGCGAGCTGATCCGGCTTTACGCGCGAGAGGTCGTCGCCGCGGAGAAAACTGGTGCCGAGCGTGACCGGCTCCCCTGGCTGGTCTACCTCCAGGGCGGGCCCGGCTGCGGCGCGGACCGTCCGGTGGGCCGTTACGGCTGGCTGGACCGCGCGCTCGACGAATACCGCGTGCTCCTCCTCGACCAGCGCGGAACCGGCCGCTCCACCCCGGCCAACCGCCAGACCCTGCCGCTGCGCGGCGGCCCCGCGGAACAGGCCGAGTACCTCTCCCATTTCCGCGCCGACGCGATCGTCCGCGACTGCGAGCTGATCCGGCGCCGGCTCATCGGGGACCGCCCGTGGACCGTCCTCGGCCAGAGCTTCGGCGGCTTCTGCGCCCTGACCTATCTGTCCCATGCGCCCGAGGGGCTCGACGCGGTCCTGATAGCCGGCGGACTGCCCGCGATCGACCCCGACACCGACGTGGACGCCGTCTACCGGGCCGCCTACCCGCGGATGGAACGCAAGATCCTCGCCCACTACGCCCGCTATCCGCGTGACGCCGCCATCGTCCGTGACCTCGTGCGGCATCTGACCGACCACGAGGAGGTCCTGACGGACGGGACCCGGCTCACCGTTCCCGCCCTCCAGCAGCTCGGCTTCCTGCTGGGCACCGGCGACGGATCGCACCGGCTGCACTACCTCCTGGAGGACGCGTTCGTCCCCACCGCCGACGGGCCGCGGCTGGGCGACGCCTTCCGGGAGCAGGTGGCGGCGGTGCTCTCCCGCGCCGCCACCCCGCTGTACAGCCTCCTGCTGGAGTCCACCTACGCCCAGGACGGCCGGGCCACGAACTGGTCCGCGGAGCGGGTCCGCGCCGAATTCCCCGCCTTCGACGCCGGTAAGGCGGTCACGGAGGACCGTCCGGTGCTCCTTACGGGCGAGACGGTGCACCCCTGGATGCTGGACACCCACGCCGCGCTGCGTCCGCTGCGCCGCACCGCCGAGCTGCTCGCCGAGCGCACCGGCTGGGGCCCGCTGTACGACACCGAGCGGCTGGCCCGTAACACCGTGCCGGTGGCCGCCGTGATCTACCACGACGACCTCTACGTGGACACGGCGCACTCCCTGGCCACCGCCCGGGCGATCCGGGGCGTGCGCACCTGGGTGACGGACGAGTTCGAGCACGACGGGATCCGGGCCGGAGGCCGCCGGGTGCTGGACCGGCTGCTGCGCCTGGCGCGTGACGAGAGGGGATGA